GGCAATGAACAGCGAGGGGCTGGGGTCAGTCGGGCTGGGTTTAAGGACAAAGGTATTTCCGGCTGCGATGGCAACCGGGAACATCCACATGGGCACCATGACGGGGAAGTTGAAGGGGGTGACTCCGGCCACTACACCCAAAGGCTGGCGCAGGGTCCAGTTGTCGATATTGCTGGAAACCTGTTCGGTGTAATCGCCTTTCAGCAGCTGCGGGATGCCACACGCAAATTCCACAATATCAATGCCGCGTGCCACTTCACCCTGGGCGTCAGTAAAGACCTTGCCATGCTCGGCAGTAATCAGATGGGCCAGCTCGTCCTTATGTTCATTGAGCAATTGCAGAAACTTGAACATGACTCGGGCACGGCGAATGGGCGGGGTGTCGGCCCATTTAGGGAAAGCCTGCGCTGCGGCCTGAACCGCCTCGTCAACTTCAGCATGGGTGGCCAGCGCCACATGGCCGGTGACGGTGCCGGTAGCCGGGTTGGTCACCTCCAGGTGGCGGCCCGATGTGCCAGGCACGATGTGGCCATTTATATAGTGATCGATATGGACAGCAGGGTGAGTCATGGTTTCAGTCTCCTTGTTTGATGTCTGGAAAGCAGAGCTATCTGTAGGGAAGATAGAAGACTGAATGAATCATGTAAAATGATGAATAGTGATTCGATGGATCATTAATAATGAATCGAAAGACGATCTATCCAAGGGCGGCTCAGATGGGCCTGAGATTTACCCTAATCACGGACTGAATGTTGGCAGGAGCCGGTGCCGGGCGGCTTTGAGACCAAGAGGCCACAAGCCAGCAGCTTGGCGGCGCGAGGGGAATGGCCTGTTTATAAATCACGGAAAGAGATTTTAATCATCAGGATTCATCATTTTACTTGATCTATGGCTGCGCCTATCTTCAAGGCACATAAGCGGCGGTCTGTGGCAGAGCCAAGGTTCTGAGGCCGCTGTGACACAAATTCATCCACACGCCTTCAGGAGACAACGTGAACACCATGACAACCCTGGCCGGTATCCGGCAACAGCCGCAATTCAAGGAACTGGTCCGACGCAGACGCCATTTTGTAGCTTGGTTGACGGCGCTGACTTTGCTGCCGTACTACGCCTTTATTCTGGTCGCCAGTTTTGCGCCGCAGCTGCTGGCGACCACGCTGTCGGCAAATAGCATTATCAATGTGGGCTGGCCGCTGGGCTTTGCCTTGATTCTGGGCACCTGGTTGCTGACGGGCTTGTATATCCGACGTGCCAATGGCGAGTTTGATGCCCTGACGGCCTTGATTCTGAAGAGGGCCAAATGATGCGCCGCCTTTCTTCCATTGCTGTTCTGCTTGCTTTATCTGGTCTGGCCTTTGCCGTGCAAGCGGACCCGGCTGCTTTGCAGGAGGTGCACAAGCAGCCCATCAATATCACGGCCATTGTGATGTTCCTGGCCTTTGTGCTTGGCACCTTGGGCATCACTTATTGGGCCGCTTCCAAGACCAAATCCATGGACGACTTTTACACCGCCGGGGGCGGGGTAACGGGCTTTCAGAATGGTTTGGCCCTGGCCGGAGACTATATGTCTGCCGCCGCCTTGCTGGGCCTGACCAGCATGATTTTCTTTAACGGCTACGACGGCATGATTTATGCCATCAGCTTTTTCGTGGCCTGGCCTTTGTTGCTGTTCCTGTTTGCCGAGCGTATTCGCAATCTGGGCCGCATCACGATTGCCGACATCAGCTCTTTCCGTTTGGACCAGAACCGTATCCGTACCTTGATGGCCTTTGGTTCCTTAACCGTGGTCTGTTTTTATCTGGTGGTGCAGATGGTGGGAGCCGGGCAGTTGATTCAATTGCTGTTCGGCCTGCAATACAACCATGCCGTGATTGCCGTGGGTTTGCTGATGGTGATCTACGTGACCTTTGGCGGCATGGTAGCCACGACGTGGGTGCAGATCATCAAGGCTGTGCTCTTGCTGCTGGGTGGCACCTTGCTGGCGGTTCTGGCCTTGAGTCGCTTTGGTTTTTCGCTGGATGCCTTGTTTGTGAAAGCGGTGGAGGTTCACAAGAACGGTGCGGCCATTTTGCTGCCCAGCAAGCTGGTTTCCGACCCGATTGCCATGATCTCGCTGTCGATTGGTCTGGTATTCGGGACTGCCGGTTTGCCGCATATTCTGATGCGCTTTTTCACCGTTCCTGATGCCAAGCAGGCACGTAAATCCGTTTTTGTCGCAACCGGCTTTATCGGCTTTTTCTTCTTGATTGTGGGCGTGCTGGGCATGGCAGCAATTGTGATCGTGG
This genomic window from Alcaligenes faecalis contains:
- a CDS encoding DUF485 domain-containing protein encodes the protein MTTLAGIRQQPQFKELVRRRRHFVAWLTALTLLPYYAFILVASFAPQLLATTLSANSIINVGWPLGFALILGTWLLTGLYIRRANGEFDALTALILKRAK
- a CDS encoding cation acetate symporter, which translates into the protein MMRRLSSIAVLLALSGLAFAVQADPAALQEVHKQPINITAIVMFLAFVLGTLGITYWAASKTKSMDDFYTAGGGVTGFQNGLALAGDYMSAAALLGLTSMIFFNGYDGMIYAISFFVAWPLLLFLFAERIRNLGRITIADISSFRLDQNRIRTLMAFGSLTVVCFYLVVQMVGAGQLIQLLFGLQYNHAVIAVGLLMVIYVTFGGMVATTWVQIIKAVLLLLGGTLLAVLALSRFGFSLDALFVKAVEVHKNGAAILLPSKLVSDPIAMISLSIGLVFGTAGLPHILMRFFTVPDAKQARKSVFVATGFIGFFFLIVGVLGMAAIVIVGQDPSFYEGGQLGGTLIGGGNMPVMHLAKALGGDLFLGFLSAVAFATILAVVAGLTMAGTSAISHDLYAMVIKKNQVDPAKERRVSKIASVCLGVLAVVLGILFKDQNIAFLVALTFGVAASVNFPILALSMFWKGLTTRGALIGGVAGLLSAVGLVILSPAVWVKVLGNEQAIFPYDYPAIISMNVAFFFTWLGSVTDRSAQAALEQARFEDQFVRAHTGIGASGLVNH